The following proteins are encoded in a genomic region of Methylovorus glucosotrophus:
- a CDS encoding DUF2237 family protein produces MAKNVLGTPLQSCSTQPLTGFTRNGCCETGPEDTGSHTVCAQVTEEFLAFSQSRGNDLSTPRPEYGFEGLKPGDRWCLCAARWHEAAEAGFAPPVILEATHERALEIVSLGDLKYHELR; encoded by the coding sequence ATGGCAAAAAACGTGTTAGGTACCCCGCTGCAATCCTGCAGCACTCAACCATTGACCGGCTTCACCCGTAACGGCTGCTGCGAAACCGGCCCCGAAGACACAGGCAGTCACACTGTCTGCGCGCAAGTCACTGAAGAGTTTCTGGCATTTTCCCAATCCCGGGGAAATGACCTTAGCACGCCACGACCTGAATATGGATTTGAAGGCTTGAAACCTGGTGATCGCTGGTGTTTGTGCGCCGCCCGCTGGCATGAAGCTGCAGAGGCAGGGTTTGCGCCGCCGGTGATCCTGGAAGCCACGCACGAGCGTGCGCTGGAGATTGTGAGTCTGGGGGATTTGAAATACCACGAACTGCGATAA
- a CDS encoding cobaltochelatase subunit CobN: MMARLPAYTLGGLLLAAFTLSSPPASAATLFGIVSDRTAPAVANAAHVVLANNGKDKILLRTQSQVLAADDKTLDRWLKNADAVMAIAVYGEAAQRLQVRLDRAGSSDIRNFIALNGESGLSMRSRFAGEPVSRFKDAAALTLTQNNLAPEIASAARNHPAAAQWLAMHDLWQAGGSENQAAFIRYWLHPRGTAPLPKPQPAMVYRLQGKEIAPTALRLNAAPVLVVLDLNTSDPQPADAICQDSARRKLQCLVLMARWGESSRDAIAQLKTLVAPAKPAGLVVLQDFVVGAAEGREAVTSLLSQLDVPVYKAIRLTDRTASAWQLSEDGLPINSVQYRVAMPEIQGSSQPIVVASAGPATLDKQTGVELKLPQMLPAEIGSLVTRAIRWQALRDKPNADKKVALIYYNHPPGRQNIGADNLDVPASLFDMLHALQQAGYTTGELPASPEALLDIMQQRGVNLPEDNGALAEMQQHVTNMDAASYQRWFATLPAAVRGEMTEGPLGRLHADIVAAQQAGEIAIGRTRLDKAMHELCHLLEGADHPKRNEALRQLAALQTGYEQCLDQHTDCNKLTEDKSRLAALGIEGLRGWGQPPGKVMVHNGNMLIPGIRFGNIFIGPQPPRGWEVDEELLHANTTIPPPHQYLGFYHWLQADFGADALVHIGRHSTYEFLPGKAVGLSANDYSRLIAGDLPGIYPYIVDGVGEGTQSKRRGLAVMIDHLTPPLTATPLYDRLLELRQVVETYESSSSDTMKIEAAREMRRLVEALQLRSELEASMADVLQVRGIGFEQTDDDLLAHEVGHYLTKLQEKFMPHGLHIFGRPWSESSLQLMLNSMGRGQEHKVSEATRDALAASPGLEMHAFLHALDGGFIAPGKGNDPLRSPESLPTGRNFHALDGDVLPTRLGFQMGAAMADKVKQRDSIQDSEGVILWASDAVRDEGVIVSFILRLMGTEPEWNARGIVQKMQLTPGVARHDVIVTTSGLFRDLYPNLMQWIDTAGRMALAASATRIRQQHPELNDALDAALTPLGEARQEAGESLESNGVALHWLRRTQALATQGMPLAQAGREAAWRIFGDAPGAYGTGINRLTERSGSWKDRSELGNAYLTRMGHAYGLDAQGQPAHAVFSTALGSIANTYHGRASNLYGLMDNNDAFDYLGGLSLATEQVTGQRPAARILNHSDPNNVSDDPLETALLMEMRGRYLNPNWIRPLMDHGYAGARTMGTEFMENLWGWQVTRPDIIKDWAWDEVKRVYVDDGLGLGLDKFLEDKHNAHVKAQMLAIMLVAAQKGYWHADDATVRQLGSQLTQLVSKNGLPGSGHTAPNHPMWSWLAGHLSSQDNQALQQVLSKARGDGLNTYGPTAQAEANAPRLPDATPEPEPVNANKPASKAAQKPAPAAKTPPAPVQAAPTMYEVAVKSVQLHLGWWLLALLPALGLGIWLGMRKQPQA, translated from the coding sequence ATGATGGCCCGGCTGCCTGCTTACACTCTTGGCGGCCTGCTGCTTGCGGCATTCACCCTTTCCAGCCCGCCTGCTTCCGCTGCCACGCTGTTCGGCATCGTCTCTGATCGCACCGCACCGGCAGTAGCCAATGCGGCGCACGTGGTACTTGCCAATAACGGCAAGGATAAAATCCTGCTGCGCACGCAATCGCAAGTGCTGGCGGCGGACGACAAAACGCTGGATCGCTGGCTGAAAAATGCCGATGCCGTGATGGCCATCGCCGTCTATGGCGAAGCCGCGCAACGGCTGCAAGTCCGGCTGGATCGCGCTGGCAGTAGCGATATCCGCAACTTCATCGCACTCAATGGCGAAAGCGGGCTTTCCATGCGCAGCCGCTTTGCTGGCGAACCCGTCAGCCGCTTCAAGGATGCGGCAGCGCTGACTCTCACCCAGAACAATCTCGCCCCGGAGATTGCCAGCGCCGCGCGCAACCATCCGGCGGCGGCACAATGGCTGGCCATGCATGATCTGTGGCAAGCCGGTGGCAGTGAAAACCAGGCCGCCTTCATCCGCTACTGGCTACACCCGCGTGGCACAGCGCCATTACCCAAGCCGCAGCCTGCCATGGTTTACCGCTTGCAGGGCAAGGAAATCGCGCCAACGGCCCTGCGTCTGAATGCCGCACCGGTACTGGTGGTGCTCGACCTCAATACCAGCGACCCGCAACCCGCTGATGCCATCTGCCAGGACAGCGCACGCCGCAAACTGCAATGCCTGGTGCTGATGGCGCGCTGGGGCGAAAGCTCGCGCGATGCCATCGCCCAGCTGAAAACCCTGGTAGCCCCAGCCAAGCCTGCCGGGCTGGTAGTGCTGCAGGATTTTGTGGTCGGCGCCGCCGAAGGGCGTGAGGCCGTCACCAGCCTGCTGTCGCAGCTCGATGTGCCGGTCTACAAGGCCATACGGCTCACCGACCGCACCGCCTCGGCCTGGCAGCTTTCGGAGGATGGCCTGCCGATCAACTCGGTGCAATACCGCGTGGCCATGCCGGAGATTCAGGGCAGCTCGCAACCTATCGTGGTCGCGTCCGCTGGCCCCGCCACGCTGGACAAACAAACCGGTGTGGAACTCAAGCTGCCACAGATGCTACCCGCCGAAATCGGCTCGCTGGTGACGCGGGCTATACGTTGGCAAGCCTTGCGCGACAAACCGAATGCCGACAAGAAAGTCGCGCTGATTTACTACAACCACCCGCCAGGCCGCCAGAATATCGGGGCCGATAATCTTGATGTGCCCGCCAGCCTGTTTGACATGCTGCATGCGCTGCAACAGGCGGGCTACACCACCGGCGAATTGCCAGCCTCGCCCGAGGCGCTGCTCGATATCATGCAGCAACGCGGCGTTAACCTGCCGGAAGACAACGGCGCCCTGGCCGAGATGCAGCAGCACGTCACCAATATGGATGCGGCAAGTTACCAGCGCTGGTTTGCCACCCTGCCCGCCGCCGTGCGTGGCGAGATGACGGAAGGCCCGCTCGGAAGATTGCACGCAGATATCGTCGCCGCGCAACAAGCCGGAGAAATCGCCATTGGCCGCACGCGCCTCGATAAAGCCATGCATGAGCTGTGCCACCTGCTGGAAGGCGCGGACCATCCCAAGCGCAATGAAGCCTTGCGCCAGCTTGCCGCCCTGCAAACCGGCTACGAGCAATGCCTGGATCAACACACCGACTGCAACAAGCTCACTGAGGACAAATCCCGCCTCGCCGCGCTGGGTATTGAAGGCCTGCGCGGCTGGGGTCAGCCACCGGGCAAGGTCATGGTGCATAACGGCAACATGCTGATTCCCGGCATCCGCTTCGGCAATATTTTTATCGGCCCGCAACCGCCACGCGGCTGGGAGGTGGATGAAGAATTGCTGCATGCCAACACCACCATTCCGCCACCGCATCAGTACCTGGGTTTTTACCACTGGCTGCAAGCCGATTTCGGTGCTGATGCGCTGGTGCACATTGGCCGCCATTCCACCTATGAATTCCTGCCCGGCAAGGCCGTGGGCCTCTCGGCCAATGACTACTCGCGCCTGATCGCGGGCGATCTGCCCGGCATTTATCCGTATATCGTCGATGGCGTGGGCGAAGGCACGCAATCCAAGCGGCGCGGGCTGGCGGTGATGATAGATCACCTGACGCCACCGCTCACCGCCACGCCGCTGTATGACCGCTTGCTGGAACTGCGGCAGGTAGTGGAAACCTACGAATCCTCCAGCTCGGACACCATGAAAATCGAAGCCGCCCGTGAAATGCGGCGGCTGGTAGAAGCCCTGCAACTGCGCTCGGAGCTGGAAGCCAGCATGGCCGATGTGCTGCAGGTGCGCGGCATCGGCTTTGAACAGACGGACGATGATTTGCTGGCACATGAAGTCGGCCATTACCTGACCAAGCTGCAGGAGAAGTTCATGCCGCATGGCCTGCATATCTTCGGCCGCCCCTGGTCGGAGTCGTCCTTGCAACTGATGCTGAACTCCATGGGCCGCGGGCAGGAGCACAAGGTGAGTGAGGCCACGCGCGATGCACTTGCCGCCTCGCCGGGGCTGGAAATGCATGCCTTTTTGCATGCGCTGGATGGCGGGTTTATTGCGCCGGGCAAAGGCAACGACCCGCTGCGTTCGCCAGAATCATTGCCCACTGGCCGCAATTTTCATGCGCTGGATGGCGATGTCTTGCCCACGCGCCTGGGCTTTCAGATGGGCGCCGCCATGGCCGACAAGGTCAAGCAGCGCGACAGCATCCAGGATAGTGAAGGCGTGATTCTCTGGGCCTCCGATGCGGTGCGCGATGAAGGCGTGATCGTGAGCTTTATTCTGCGGCTGATGGGCACCGAGCCGGAGTGGAATGCGCGCGGCATTGTGCAAAAAATGCAGCTCACCCCCGGCGTGGCGCGGCACGATGTCATCGTCACCACCTCGGGGCTGTTTCGTGACCTTTACCCCAACCTGATGCAGTGGATAGACACCGCTGGCCGCATGGCGCTCGCGGCCTCGGCAACGCGCATACGCCAGCAGCACCCTGAACTCAATGATGCGCTGGATGCCGCGCTGACTCCGCTGGGCGAAGCCCGGCAGGAAGCCGGTGAATCGCTGGAGAGCAATGGCGTGGCACTGCATTGGCTGCGCCGCACCCAGGCACTGGCAACCCAGGGTATGCCGCTGGCGCAAGCCGGACGTGAAGCCGCCTGGCGTATCTTTGGCGATGCCCCCGGCGCCTATGGCACCGGCATCAACCGCCTCACCGAGCGCTCCGGCAGCTGGAAAGACCGCAGCGAACTGGGCAACGCTTACCTCACCCGCATGGGCCATGCCTATGGGCTGGATGCCCAAGGCCAGCCCGCGCACGCTGTGTTTTCCACCGCGCTGGGCAGCATTGCCAACACCTACCATGGACGCGCATCCAACCTGTATGGCCTGATGGATAACAACGATGCGTTTGATTATCTGGGCGGCCTCTCGCTGGCTACTGAGCAGGTCACCGGCCAGCGTCCGGCGGCGCGCATTCTCAATCACAGCGATCCCAATAACGTCAGCGACGATCCGCTGGAAACCGCCCTGCTGATGGAAATGCGCGGCCGCTACCTGAACCCGAACTGGATACGCCCGCTGATGGATCATGGCTATGCCGGCGCGCGCACCATGGGCACCGAGTTCATGGAAAACCTGTGGGGCTGGCAAGTCACCCGGCCCGATATCATCAAGGACTGGGCCTGGGACGAAGTGAAGCGCGTGTATGTGGACGATGGCCTCGGGCTGGGGCTGGATAAATTCCTGGAAGACAAGCACAACGCCCATGTAAAGGCGCAGATGCTGGCGATCATGCTGGTTGCCGCGCAAAAAGGCTACTGGCATGCCGATGACGCCACCGTGCGCCAGCTCGGCAGCCAGCTCACACAACTAGTCAGCAAAAACGGCCTGCCCGGCAGCGGTCACACCGCGCCCAATCACCCCATGTGGTCGTGGCTCGCCGGCCACCTCAGCAGCCAGGATAACCAAGCCTTGCAGCAGGTATTATCCAAAGCGCGCGGGGACGGCCTGAATACCTATGGCCCCACTGCACAGGCTGAGGCCAACGCTCCGCGTCTGCCGGATGCGACACCAGAACCCGAGCCAGTGAACGCCAACAAGCCGGCCAGCAAGGCCGCGCAAAAACCGGCGCCCGCTGCCAAAACACCTCCGGCGCCGGTGCAAGCCGCACCCACCATGTATGAAGTCGCGGTGAAATCCGTGCAATTGCATCTCGGGTGGTGGTTGCTGGCGCTGCTGCCTGCGCTGGGTCTGGGTATCTGGCTGGGCATGCGCAAGCAACCGCAGGCTTGA
- a CDS encoding cell division protein ZapA: MSEVRAVDVNIMGREFKVSCTDDEREGLISAVTYLDRKMREIRDTGKVIGIERIAVMAALNMAHELLTTRSGGFDIGDLKRRMMSMQEQIDEAIAEQNKLF, translated from the coding sequence ATGAGCGAAGTGCGTGCAGTTGATGTCAACATCATGGGGCGGGAGTTCAAGGTTTCCTGTACGGATGATGAGCGTGAAGGATTGATTTCAGCCGTCACGTATCTTGATCGCAAGATGCGTGAAATTCGCGATACCGGCAAGGTGATTGGCATTGAGCGTATTGCGGTGATGGCCGCCCTCAACATGGCGCATGAGCTTTTAACTACCCGTAGCGGCGGCTTTGACATCGGGGATTTGAAGCGTAGAATGATGTCCATGCAGGAACAGATTGACGAGGCGATTGCCGAGCAAAACAAGTTGTTCTGA
- the cobO gene encoding cob(I)yrinic acid a,c-diamide adenosyltransferase, translated as MSEQDLGLNQRHADRMARKKAVVDAKIEAARVERGLLLVNTGNGKGKSTAAFGLLARALGHGQRAVVVQFVKGRSDTGEEAFYRNQPNVTWHVMGEGFTWETQNRDRDIAAAKQGWAQAQQAMQDSSVGVVILDELNIVLKYHYLELADVLADIAARPAMQHVVVTGRAAPPELIEQADTVTEMNMVKHAFKNGVQAMPGVEW; from the coding sequence ATGAGTGAGCAAGACCTGGGGCTGAACCAGCGCCATGCCGATCGCATGGCGCGCAAAAAAGCAGTGGTCGATGCCAAGATTGAGGCCGCCCGGGTAGAGCGCGGCCTGTTGCTGGTGAATACCGGCAATGGCAAAGGCAAATCCACCGCAGCGTTTGGTCTGCTAGCACGCGCGCTGGGGCATGGGCAGCGCGCGGTGGTGGTGCAGTTTGTCAAAGGCCGTTCCGACACCGGCGAAGAGGCCTTTTACCGCAACCAGCCAAATGTTACCTGGCATGTCATGGGCGAAGGCTTTACCTGGGAAACGCAAAATCGCGATCGCGATATTGCCGCTGCCAAACAAGGCTGGGCCCAGGCGCAGCAAGCCATGCAAGATAGCAGTGTCGGCGTGGTGATTCTGGACGAGCTCAATATCGTGCTCAAATACCATTACCTGGAGCTGGCCGATGTGCTGGCGGACATTGCCGCGCGGCCCGCCATGCAGCACGTGGTCGTCACCGGCCGGGCGGCACCGCCAGAGCTGATAGAGCAGGCCGATACCGTCACCGAAATGAATATGGTGAAGCATGCCTTTAAAAATGGCGTGCAAGCCATGCCGGGGGTGGAGTGGTAG
- a CDS encoding TonB-dependent receptor domain-containing protein, with protein sequence MADVSVITREEIERAGQSTLAELLSTQPGIQIESNGGLGATTNIHLRGTGSQAVVVMIDGMRVSSATTGTTTLSQILPEQIERIEILRGPASSLYGADAIGGVIQIFTRQGKGEPRLSASAGYGSNNTQQASAALSGSVGDTRYAASVASLTTDGISSFRTQSGRDQDHDGFRNLSFNGNISHTLAEGHEIGAQVYTSNGHYDFDGNDFPANQDLRQQSFALTSKNKITEYWQSQFRIGESQDDLYSVGSFGVSSLRTKQRQHYWQNDLRLPLGTLTLAYDRLEDKVDGNGSYTVDKRFNNGYLASYLLEKNAHAFKFGLRRDNNSQFGEHTTGNIGYGYRLNDYWRVNGSFGTAFRAPTFNDLYLPFQDYGFGYTYQGNPNLKPETSRNTEAAVVYDQGHHRISLTAYHNEIDNLLVGTNGTLTDFPSNVGSAKIKGATLSYEGWIENYHLRASADVQDPRNEDTGKVIARRARQYGSLWLGQVWGKFEIGTEVIASGKRFNDPENQIVMAGYTLVNLTGKYKINEDWSLNARLNNLLDKDYTLVTTATTFTPTAPPYGTPGTNLFISVRYSPSK encoded by the coding sequence TTGGCAGACGTCAGCGTCATTACCCGCGAAGAAATTGAGCGCGCCGGTCAATCCACTTTGGCAGAACTGCTAAGCACCCAACCCGGGATTCAAATAGAATCCAATGGCGGCCTGGGCGCCACCACCAATATCCACCTGCGCGGCACAGGTTCACAAGCGGTAGTCGTAATGATTGATGGCATGCGAGTCAGCTCAGCGACAACAGGAACCACCACGCTGAGCCAAATTCTGCCTGAGCAAATTGAACGCATTGAAATCCTGCGTGGCCCGGCATCAAGCCTGTATGGAGCAGATGCCATCGGCGGTGTAATACAGATTTTTACCCGACAGGGCAAAGGCGAACCCCGTCTGTCAGCATCTGCAGGTTATGGCAGCAACAACACACAACAGGCATCTGCGGCCTTGAGTGGCTCCGTGGGCGATACTCGCTATGCTGCGAGCGTCGCGTCGCTCACCACAGATGGTATTTCGTCATTCAGGACCCAATCCGGACGAGATCAAGATCACGATGGTTTTCGCAATCTGAGCTTTAATGGCAACATCAGCCACACTCTGGCAGAAGGTCATGAAATTGGTGCTCAGGTATACACATCAAATGGTCACTATGACTTTGACGGTAATGACTTTCCTGCCAATCAGGATTTGCGTCAACAAAGCTTTGCCCTTACCAGCAAAAACAAAATCACCGAATACTGGCAGAGCCAGTTCCGCATAGGCGAAAGCCAGGACGATCTTTACAGCGTCGGCAGTTTCGGCGTCAGCTCGTTGCGCACCAAGCAGCGCCAACACTATTGGCAGAATGACTTGCGCTTGCCATTGGGCACATTAACTCTTGCCTATGACAGACTAGAAGACAAGGTCGATGGGAATGGCAGCTACACCGTCGACAAACGGTTTAATAATGGCTACCTTGCAAGCTATCTGCTTGAGAAAAATGCCCATGCATTCAAGTTTGGCTTACGCCGAGACAATAACTCCCAATTTGGGGAACATACCACCGGGAACATAGGATATGGGTATCGCCTTAATGATTACTGGCGCGTGAATGGAAGCTTTGGTACAGCCTTCCGGGCACCGACCTTTAATGATTTATATCTTCCATTTCAGGATTATGGATTTGGCTATACCTATCAAGGCAACCCCAACCTTAAACCTGAAACATCACGCAATACCGAAGCGGCCGTTGTCTACGATCAAGGACATCACCGTATCAGCTTGACGGCCTACCATAACGAAATTGACAACCTGCTGGTGGGTACAAATGGCACCCTGACAGATTTTCCCAGCAATGTAGGCTCCGCCAAAATTAAAGGCGCCACATTAAGCTATGAGGGCTGGATAGAAAATTATCACCTGCGAGCAAGCGCAGATGTACAAGATCCACGGAATGAAGATACCGGAAAAGTGATTGCCCGTCGGGCACGTCAATATGGCTCTCTCTGGCTGGGGCAGGTATGGGGAAAGTTTGAGATCGGGACAGAAGTAATCGCCAGTGGCAAGCGCTTCAATGATCCTGAGAACCAAATCGTTATGGCTGGTTACACCCTGGTTAATCTCACTGGAAAATACAAAATCAATGAAGACTGGTCATTGAATGCAAGACTGAATAATTTGCTGGATAAAGACTACACCTTGGTAACAACCGCTACGACCTTCACCCCTACTGCACCACCGTACGGTACCCCTGGGACCAATCTCTTCATCAGTGTACGTTACTCGCCTTCAAAATAA
- a CDS encoding cobyrinate a,c-diamide synthase: protein MVAAACPALLVSAPASNQGKTLVTAALARAWRDSGLRVRGFKCGPDFLDPMILATATGHPVYNLDLAMNGEADIQARLHQAALDADVIIIEGVMGLYDGAPSSADIAERFRIPVALTVDAAGMAQTFGPLAAGLYRYRPALIPAGVIGNRTGSSHHADLLRQSLPADIPWLGALPKSDNFSLPERHLGLHRADEIEDLEQRISAAAQALLASQPDGILPLPPATDFAAPAHTPADSFRPLAGKTIAIARDAAFCFIYPANLDCLRELGARLEFFSPLHDQALPAADALWFPGGYPEIHAATLSANAAMREALQLAWQAGMPMLAECGGMMALSDAIDTTPMFGLLPGSTSMQPRFQGLGVQFADFADGRLNAHTFHYSRMETTLPPMQSAITQRGKPGEAIYRHGSLTASYLHFYFPSNPQAAAALFTA, encoded by the coding sequence GTGGTAGCGGCGGCCTGCCCGGCCCTGCTGGTTTCCGCCCCGGCATCCAATCAGGGCAAAACACTGGTTACCGCCGCCCTGGCCCGCGCCTGGCGCGATAGTGGCTTGCGGGTGCGTGGTTTCAAATGCGGCCCCGACTTTCTTGACCCCATGATCCTGGCGACCGCCACCGGTCATCCCGTTTACAACCTCGACCTGGCCATGAATGGCGAGGCCGATATCCAGGCCAGGCTGCATCAGGCCGCGCTCGATGCCGATGTGATCATCATTGAAGGCGTAATGGGGCTATACGATGGTGCGCCATCCAGCGCCGATATCGCCGAGCGCTTTCGTATCCCCGTCGCCCTGACGGTAGATGCTGCTGGCATGGCGCAGACTTTTGGCCCACTGGCAGCCGGGCTTTATCGCTATCGCCCGGCGCTGATTCCGGCAGGTGTCATCGGCAACCGCACCGGTAGCAGCCACCATGCGGATTTATTGCGTCAGAGCCTGCCAGCCGATATTCCATGGCTAGGCGCCTTGCCAAAATCCGACAACTTTTCATTGCCAGAACGCCACCTCGGCCTGCATCGCGCCGACGAGATTGAGGATCTGGAGCAACGCATCAGCGCTGCAGCCCAGGCCCTGCTGGCCTCGCAGCCCGATGGCATCTTGCCGCTACCCCCGGCTACCGACTTCGCTGCGCCAGCCCACACCCCAGCCGATAGCTTCCGTCCGCTGGCGGGCAAAACCATCGCCATCGCGCGCGATGCGGCCTTCTGTTTTATTTATCCTGCCAATCTGGATTGCCTGCGCGAGTTGGGCGCCCGCCTCGAATTTTTCTCACCGCTACATGATCAGGCGCTGCCCGCCGCCGATGCCCTGTGGTTTCCTGGCGGCTACCCCGAGATACATGCCGCCACACTCAGCGCCAATGCCGCCATGCGCGAGGCATTGCAACTAGCCTGGCAAGCGGGCATGCCCATGCTGGCCGAATGCGGCGGCATGATGGCACTCAGTGACGCGATTGATACCACGCCGATGTTTGGCCTGCTGCCTGGCAGCACCAGCATGCAGCCGCGCTTTCAGGGGCTGGGCGTGCAGTTTGCCGACTTTGCCGATGGGCGCCTCAACGCCCACACCTTTCATTACTCCCGCATGGAAACCACCTTGCCACCTATGCAAAGCGCCATCACCCAGCGCGGAAAACCCGGCGAAGCCATCTACCGCCATGGCAGCCTCACCGCGAGCTATTTGCACTTTTACTTCCCCTCCAACCCACAAGCGGCCGCCGCCCTCTTCACCGCATGA
- a CDS encoding TonB-dependent receptor domain-containing protein codes for MLHRSALAIAFAPLFAHSFNSLAADTTLSDIVVTAARTEQKVSDALGDISVITQDQIQKAGQTTLVQLLAMQPGVQIVQNGGTGKSADVFIRGANATHTVVLIDGLRVNSATTGTTALENIPLDQIERVEILRGPASGLYGADAIGGVIQIFTKSGKGKPRLNASVGLGTYGSSSATAGIAGRVENTSFSVQAGASSTNGVSAIANKTLITYNPDDDGYSNRNVSLKLAQHFSENHELGIQGWLNEGTNHYDGGNITPLANPRNRFDFYGNRRQNLVSIYSKNQFTENWLSNFSVGQSEDNLESFSPNTANTLKVRSLFKTTQTQYAWQNDITTDIGLFTLGAERREQKVEGTTTFAKDERNIQSYLTGWQYKLGSHQFQANARLDQNSQFGDKTTGSLAYGYQINAEWRAHASYGTAFSAPTFNQLYSPLQSGFVGNANLKPEEAENREVGLQYTQGHHRLGAIYYKNNVDDLIVNTRVGTVLTPLNVNEAELKGLTLSYNGNWDRTQVYGNADFQRAEDANTGNWLPRRAREHGALGLTQTWGDWQFGSEIESSGHRFDDAANTNRLSGYTLVNVFTNYRINQDWSVNARVNNLFDREYELAQNYGTFGTNLFVTLRYSPAL; via the coding sequence ATGCTTCACCGTTCTGCACTCGCCATCGCGTTTGCGCCTTTGTTTGCGCATTCATTCAATTCACTGGCGGCCGATACCACGCTGTCAGACATCGTCGTCACCGCCGCCCGCACCGAACAAAAAGTCAGCGATGCGCTGGGCGATATTTCCGTGATTACCCAGGATCAGATTCAGAAAGCCGGTCAGACGACCCTGGTGCAACTGCTCGCCATGCAGCCCGGCGTGCAGATCGTACAGAATGGCGGCACCGGCAAATCTGCTGATGTCTTTATTCGTGGTGCCAACGCCACACATACTGTGGTGCTGATTGATGGTCTGCGTGTGAACTCTGCCACGACAGGCACTACAGCACTTGAAAACATTCCACTCGACCAGATTGAGCGTGTCGAAATCCTGCGCGGCCCGGCCAGCGGCTTGTATGGCGCAGACGCCATCGGCGGCGTCATCCAGATTTTTACCAAATCCGGCAAAGGCAAACCGCGCCTGAATGCGAGCGTGGGCCTGGGCACCTATGGCAGCAGCAGCGCCACGGCAGGAATTGCTGGACGCGTAGAAAACACCAGTTTCAGCGTGCAGGCCGGCGCCAGTTCCACCAATGGCGTCTCTGCAATTGCGAATAAAACCCTGATCACGTATAACCCGGACGACGATGGTTACAGCAACCGCAATGTCTCACTCAAGCTGGCCCAGCACTTCAGCGAAAACCACGAACTCGGCATACAAGGTTGGTTGAACGAAGGCACCAATCACTACGATGGCGGCAACATTACCCCCCTCGCCAACCCTAGAAACCGCTTTGATTTTTATGGAAACCGCCGTCAAAACCTGGTCTCGATTTACAGCAAAAATCAGTTCACCGAAAACTGGCTGAGCAATTTCAGCGTCGGCCAGAGTGAGGACAATCTGGAGTCATTCAGCCCCAACACAGCCAATACCCTGAAAGTCCGTTCGCTATTCAAGACCACGCAGACGCAATATGCATGGCAAAACGACATCACCACGGATATAGGCTTATTTACCCTGGGTGCCGAGCGTCGCGAGCAAAAAGTGGAAGGAACCACCACATTTGCCAAGGATGAACGCAATATTCAGTCATATCTGACGGGCTGGCAGTACAAACTCGGCAGTCATCAATTTCAGGCCAACGCTCGCCTGGATCAGAATTCGCAATTTGGGGATAAAACCACCGGCAGTCTGGCCTATGGTTACCAGATCAACGCGGAATGGCGTGCACACGCCTCCTATGGCACCGCGTTCAGTGCGCCTACATTCAATCAGCTATATAGCCCTCTGCAATCTGGATTTGTTGGCAATGCCAACCTCAAGCCCGAAGAAGCCGAGAACCGCGAAGTGGGTCTGCAATATACGCAAGGCCATCATCGTCTGGGTGCCATTTACTACAAAAACAATGTCGATGACCTGATCGTCAACACTCGCGTCGGGACAGTATTAACCCCGCTCAATGTTAACGAAGCCGAGCTCAAAGGATTGACGCTGAGCTATAACGGCAACTGGGACCGCACACAAGTGTATGGCAATGCTGACTTCCAGCGCGCGGAAGATGCCAATACCGGCAACTGGCTGCCACGCCGCGCCCGTGAGCATGGCGCGCTGGGCTTAACCCAAACGTGGGGCGACTGGCAATTTGGCAGTGAAATCGAAAGCTCCGGCCATCGTTTTGATGATGCTGCCAACACCAATCGCTTGAGCGGTTACACCCTGGTAAATGTGTTTACCAATTACCGCATCAACCAGGACTGGTCAGTGAATGCGCGCGTCAACAATCTGTTTGATCGCGAGTATGAGTTGGCACAGAACTACGGAACCTTTGGTACTAATCTGTTTGTCACCCTGCGTTATTCGCCTGCGCTTTAA